Part of the Vigna angularis cultivar LongXiaoDou No.4 chromosome 1, ASM1680809v1, whole genome shotgun sequence genome, tatatatatacctgAATGATGAGCTGTACTGAAAAACTAAAGCAACATCCAATACCACTTAAAACATCTATCCATTATTTTCCATCACATGCTCTTATCTGATTGTTGTCCTTTTATGCATAAGATTAATGTGCATATTCttccaaatttttattttatcccttTGAAGAATGACAACATCATTGACCCGCTAACTGTAATTTTTGTTCCCATCATCTTAGCTTTCCCTGCTAAGGTTTGcaaatttaacttttcatagatacaaaaaaatcagaaattagtGATATATTTCTGAGGAATCTTTCCACAAAACGCAAAATAGTAAATAAGTGTGAAAACTGGTGAGTGGTGACTATGTACTCGCACAAGAAGGAGAGGATGAAAGTGACCACAAGAACCATGTTGAAAACAACGTTAGCATATATACCAACGCTATCACggtaaaaaaaattggaataaaCTCCCACCCATTGTTCATTAATATCATTAACAAACATTATTTGAAATCAAGTtgttgtataaattaatttaataataaggACAATGAGGTGAAGGCTGAATAGGTTGCATCAACCATACCCAAATAATCCGAAAAGAAATGTCATGACAAGCACCCTCCAAGTCAACTTTGGTTTGTGCTTTCTTATTTGATCaacaaattagaagaaaaaattaaaccagtattttattttctccattGTGTAAAAGTACTATCATAGGCCAAAGATGCATAAACTATGATATcaagattataaaataaaataagttatggTGTGTTAATTCACCTCTCAAAAATAAGAGCAAAAATAAGAGTGATAGTAGCTTTGAAAATAAGATAGTAGGCACTGAATACTCTAATGCTGATTTCATCAGTTATGGCGAGGCTAACAATCACAATATTTCCAACATATGCAATCTGCACCCGCATCATCAATTAGGGAGGCTTCAAGTCTTGCACCACTTTCACTATACAGTTCATTGTATTGGCGTTTATGTGTTGGTTTGTTTGATGAAGGAAACAAAGAAAACGGAAAAAATAGGGATATATGTGTGGAGGTTCTATATCTTAAGATATGTCAAATATCCTATTAGTAAATATTAGGTAATCAAATATtgtaatgataataatttaggaattattataatttgttcaAATTTGTGCAattgtcattcctttaatagatgagaAATTATCGGACCCTTGTATGCATATATAGGCTACcctactctttgaaataatccattagaattattctttaaaccttttatatATACACCTGAATGATGAGTTGTACTGAAAAACTGAAGCAACATCCAATACCACTTAAAACATCTATCCATTATTTTCCATCACATGCTCTTATCTGATTGTTGTCCTTTTATACATAAGATTAATGTGCATATTCttccaaatttttattttatcccttTGAAGAATGACAACATCATTGACTCGTTAACTGTAATTTTCGTTCCCATCATCCTAGCTTTCCCTGCTGAGGTTTacaaatttaacttttcataggtacaaaaaaaaatcagaagTCAGTGATATATTTCGGAACTCTCTTTCCACAAAACGCAAATTAGTACATGCGTGTGCAAACTGGTGAGTAGTGACTACGTACCCGCACAAGAAGGAGAGGATGAAAGTGACCATAGGAACCATGTTGAAAACAACATTAGAATATATACCAACGCTATCgcggtgaaaaaaaaattggaataaaCTCCCACCCATTGTTCATTAATATCATTAAGAAACATTATTTGAAATCAAGTTATtgtacaaattaatttaataataaggACAAAGAGGTGAATGATGAATAATTTGCATCAACCATACCCACATAATCCTTAAAGAAATGTCATCACAAGCACGCTTCATGTCAACTTTGgtctattcttttttatttgatcaACAGAATCGAAGAAAAAAGAAACCAGTATTTAATTTTCTCCATTGTGTAAAAGTACTAGCATTGGTCAAAGATGCATAAATTATGATGTCAAGAttaggaaataaaataagttatggTGTGTTAATTCACCTCTCGAAAATGAGAGCATGAATAAAAGTGATAACAACTCCGAAAATGAGACGGTAGGCATCGAATAGTTTAACTTTGATTCCATCAGTTATGGCGAGGCTAGGAATCATAGTAGTTCTAACATATGAAATCTACACCTGCATGATCAATTAGGGAGGCTTCAAGTTCTTCACCACTTTCACTATACAATTCATTGTATTGGCTTTTATGTGTTGGTTTGTTTGATGAAGGAAacaaagaaaagggaaaaaatagGGATATGTGTGTGGAGGTTCTAAATGTTATgatatgtcaaatattctattagtAAATATTAGATAATCAAATATTGATTTGGCAATAATTTAggaattattataatttgtgcataTTTGTGTAGTTGTCATTTCTTTAATAGATGATCAATTATAGGACCCTTGTATGTAACATATATGATACCCTACCCTTTGAAATTATACATTGGAgttattctttaaatctttttcataTATACCTGAATGATGAGCCATACTGAAAAACTAAAACCAACATCCAATACCACTTAAAACACTTATCCACTCTTTTCCGTGAGATGCACTTATTTGATTGTTGTccattttatacataaaattaatgTGCATATTCttcaaaaagtttatttttatccCATTGAAGAATGACAACATCATTGACTCGCTAACTACAGTTATTGTTCCCATCACCTTAGTTTTCCTTGTTACGGCTTGCAAATTGAATTTTTTGTACCTAcaaaaaaatcagaaatcagTGATATATTTCTGAACTCTCTTCCCACAAAAAGCAAAATAGTACATGAGTATGAAAACTGATTAGTGGTGCCTACGTACCGGCGCAAGAAGGAGAGGGTGAAAGTGACCATAGGAACCATGTTGAAAATAACGTTAACATATGTTGCTGATACAACGTTATCGCGGtgaaaaaatgattttggaaTAAACTCGCACCCTCTGTTCATTTATATCATCAACAAAGATTATTTGAAATCAAGTTATTGTacaaattgatttaataataaGGACAAAGAGGTGAAGGTTGAATAGTTTGCGTCAACCATacccaaataattcttaaagaAATGTCATCACGAGCATCCTCCATGTCAACTTTGGTCTGTTCTTTTCCATATGATCAACAAAAGCGAAGAAAAAAGAAACCGGTATTTGATTTTCTCCATTGTGTAAAAGTACTAGCATGGGTCAAAGATGCATTAACTATGATGTCAAgattaggaaaaataaaataagttatggTGTGTTAATTCACCTCTCGAAAATAAGAGCATGAATAAAAGTGATAGCAGCTCCGAAAATGAGACGGTAGGCACTAAATAATCTAATGATGATTCCTTCAATTATGGCGAGGCTAACAATCACAATATTTCAAGCATATGCAATCTGCACAAGCATCATTAATAAAGGAGGCTTTAAGTCTTGCACCACTTTTATTATACGGTTCATTGTATTGGCTGTAATGTGTTGGTTTGTTTGATgaaggaataaaataaaatgaataagatATAGATATGTGTCTGGAGGTTCTTCATGTTAAGATATGTCAAATGTTGTATTAGTAAATGTTAGGTAATCAAATAATATGTTGGCAATAATTTAggcattattataatttatgcaGTTGTCATTGCTTTAGTAGATGATGAATTATAGGACCCTTGTAGGTATACATATGTTACCCTACTCTTtcaaataatacatcagaattattttttaaatcttttttatatatacctGAATGATGAGCCATACTGAAAAACTGAAGCAACATCCAATACCACTTAAAGCACATACCCACTCTTTTCCATCATATGCTCTTATCTGATTGTTATCCTTTTTATGCATAAGAATATTGTGCATAttcttcaaaatttttattttcatcccaTTGATGAATGACAACATCATTGACCCGCTTACTGCAATCATTGTTCGTATCACCTCAGCTTTCCCTACTGCGGTTTGCAAATTGAACTTttcatagttaaaaaaaatcataaatcaattatatattttgaactCTTTTTCCACAAAATGCAAAATAGTACATGCGTGTGAAAACTGGTGAATGGTGACGACGTACCCGCATAGAAAGAAGAGGATGAAAGTGACAACAGGAACCATATTGAAAACAACATTCGCATATGTTGGTGATACGAACACTATCGCGGTGAAAAAACGATTTTGTTATAAACCCCCTCCCAATGTTcatttatatctatttaaaatCAAGTTATtgtacaaataaatttaataataaggACAAAGAGGTGAAGGCTGAATAGTTTGCATCCACCATACCCAAATAATCCGTAAAGAAATGTCATCACGAGCACCCTCCATGTCAACTTTGGTTTGTTCTTTCTTATTTGATcaacaaaatagaagaaaaaagaaaccaCTATTTGATTTTCTCCATTTTATAAAAGTACTAGcatgttcatccttggtgtgtctgaggaagtgtctggaagagattcatccttcgtgaagcattcgaaggaggtggtcatcctttgtgaagattcaaaggaggtgtaagttcatctcttgtggtttcaagagaggtggtaatttctaaactattacaaattgtttttctgtgtgactaatatttgtaactgttttgtgatagtgaaaaaggtttatcttgtttgagataagcgactggacgtaggatcctagtgatctgaaccaggataaaatcacctgtgcaatttctctcaaccttactttgttatttacattcaattatctgcttagtaagaaagaattaagagaaaaatattaaaaagacaaaataaaagtatataaccaattcaccccccctcttggtttgttaccacgctaataattccgctgcagcgattctaacaattggcatcagagcttgctttgatagtcattcaaatggcaggatcacatcaaacatttgcagagggtgcatcaatcaatagacccccactattcacaggtgagaactatgcattctggaaggtaagaatgcaaatatttattgaatctattgattgtgaaatttgggatgttattgcATCTGGTTCTTCTGTTCCTACTAACAATatacaggaaccaaagccccgtggtcaatggaccattgaagaaaagaaaagatttcagaatgaCGTTAAAGCTCGGAATATTATTGCATCAGCattgactgttgatgagttctacagggtttctgtctgcaaaactgctcaagaaatgtgggacgtGCTCAGAGTaacacatgaaggaacagatgacGTAAAGAGGGCAAGAAAGAATTCCCTAATTCAAGAATATGAAATGTtccggatgaagcaaggagaaacaatttctgacgttcaaaaacgcttcaccaacattgtcaatcatctcattggactaggtaagtcatttgatactgatgaactaaacattaaaatcttaaagtctttagacaggtcgtggcaacctaAGGTGACTGCAATCTCGGAGTCACAAAACCTCAACACCATCACTATGGCAGCactatttggaaagttgagggaacatgaattagatcttggaagacttgatgaagaagaagcaaaagccaaaaccaacaagaagagtttggcattaaaatcagaggttgaaagaagcaaaggtaaatcggaagatgaagactcagacgaagaggAAAACTTAAGCCTCGTGATCAAAAGATTAAACAaattcatgaagtctaaaggtaaaggaaggtTTAggtacgaaaagaaagataatcaagcatcttcctcaaattatcAATGCTACAgctgtggagaaaaggggcatctaaaggcagactgcccaaatcagaAGAAAGGTGaagacaaaaaggagaaaagattcttcaagaaaaagaaagcatacattgcatgggaagacgaTAATGAgtccatttcagattcaagcgattcagatgaagaagctaaCATCTGTTTAatggcagatgatgataatgtCAGCCAAGTAAGTAGCTCACATTATTCTGATAATAATAGTCaagttgatgaagatgaattgcatgaaacatATGCTGCATTGTtaattgaatctgaaaaattaaatgtttctcataaaaagctgaaaaaggattttaaaaatttaaaatctgaatttgacaaccttcttgaagaaaataaaaatttgaagtttacttCTGAAAATCTCACTAAATTAAATGATGCcttgaaaactgaattttcaaattcatctgaagaaaacagaagtttgaaaaataaatttttatatcaagcagaagaaatcaggaatttgaaaagtaaagtgttatattatgaaaaagaaaaatatgttgctaataatgaatATGAGTCTTGcatacaattcaaatatttttctgaacaaacaaccttaggagaatgtagcaaaaataatgaaaacaaggttgttaaaaatgagtatgttcctaaaattaaaaacaaacagaataatagaacccgtagaatatgggtagaaaaaggaacaactcaTGGGAACACAAacgttgtatcatgcttttattgtatgaaaaagggtcatacttcaaacaaatgtaaaattaagcattatggtgttcctagtggtagatatgtttgggttgctaaataatttgaatctaacccaaaaggacccatacaaagaagttgggtacctaaaataGCTTGTTTGTTCCTTTCTTTTGCAGGTATtacaaaaatcaagaaaagtcaTGTGGTGTCTCGATAGTGGTTGCTCAAAACACATGACAGGAGacataacaaaatttacaaactttaaagaaaaggaacaaggctttgttacctatggtgacaacaacaaaggaagaattCTTGGAAAAGGGGATATAGGAAGCAAAgacaccttgatgatcaaagacgtacTATATGTAGAAGGACTGaggcataacttaattagcatcaGTCAACTGTGCgacaaaggattcaaggtaacttttgagaagaattcttgcactatttttaagagtgattcttctgaaattgctttaaAAGGAGttagacataataatatttatctaattgatttagaaaacgtattaaataaaaatatttcatgtttagttgtTAAAGAGGAAAACCCATGGTTGTGGCACAGGCGTGCTGCtcatatacatatgcaacaaCTTAACAAACTAGTATCTAGAGAActagtaattggtttaccaaaattaaagtttgtaaaagataaattatgtgatgcatgtcaaaaggggaaacaagttaaaaattcctttcattcaaaaaatattgtttctactttaaaacctttagaacttttacatttggatttatttggtccttcaaggacaaaaagttttggtggaaactattatgctttagttattgttgatgatttttcaagatatacttggacccTGTTTCTCACTCTTAagagtgaagcttttaaagaatttaagaagtttgctattttaattcaaaatgaaaaggatgtaagaataaaagctattagaagtgaccatggtggtgaatttcaaaatgaattatttgaaaatttttgtgaagAACATGGTATTTCTCATAACTTTTCTTCGCCTAGAACTCCCCAACGGAATGGAgtagtagaaagaaagaatagatcattagaggaacttgctcgtactatgttaaatgaaaataatgttcctaaacaattttgggctgatgctgtaaGTACTGCTTGCTATGTTTTAAACAGAATGTTAATTCGACCTATTTTAAAacgtactccttatgaacttttcaaaaatagaaaaccaaatgtttcccatttaaaaatctttggatgcaaatgctatgttttaaataatggaaaacagaatttgggaaaatttgattcaaaagctgatgaaggattttttcttggatattctttaactagcaaagcatatagaGTCTTTAATAGAAATCTGCTTACAATAGAAGAATCCATAcatgttacttttgatgaaattgtggaccttgaggcaaaacctcttgagtcagaaaAATTTGATGCAGGAACAAGTGAAAATTCATCAAAGGAGACAAACGAAGAAAAGAATAATGAcgatcctcaagatgaagacttaaataaaatatggcaacaacctagaggattatctttGGACAACATAATTGGCGATATCACACAAGGGGTAAACACAAGAAGTAATACTGCaaattattgtatgaatgttGCTTTTGTGTCACAGATTGAACCAAAGAACATTAAAGAAGCCcttcaagatgaaaaatggtgtatcgcaatgcaagaagaactcaaccagtttgaaagaaatcaagtatGGGAATTAATTCCCAAAAAAgacactcatcaagtaattggaactaaatgggtgttcagaaacaaactggatgaagaaggaaacataaccaagaataaagctaggcttgtcgcaaaaggatatagtcaagaagaaggtatagattatgatgaaacATACGCTCCaatgccaggttagaggcaatacgcctacttcttgcttatgcatctatgatgaaatttaaattatttcaaatggatgttaaaagtgcttttCTAAACGGTTATATCAAAGAAGATGtatttgttgaacaaccacctggttttgaagattttaaaaacccaaatcacatctacaaattaaagaaagcactatATGGCTTAAAACaggcacctagatcttggtatgaacgtCTGAGCAATTTTCTGGTAGAAAATGATTTCAACAGAGGAAAAattgattcaaccttattcattaaaaagaatggaaaacattttctacttgttcaagtatacgtagatgacattatttttggttcatctaACGCAACTCTCTGCGAGAATTTTGCTAAGTCCATGCAGGGAGAATTTGAGATGTCAATGATGGGAGAACTTACTTTCTTCCTCGgacttcaaatcaaacaaatggAGGAAGGAACCTTTATATCTCAAACCAAGTATTGCAGGGAAATTCTTAAAAAGTTTGCGATGGACAATGCCAAAGAAGCATCAACCCCCATGGGGACATCCTGCTACTTAGACAAAGATGAGACAGGTAAAGAGGTAATCCAGACCAAATACAGAGGTATGATTGGCTCTTTAttatatctcactgctagtagacctgacatcatgcaaagtgtatgtgtgtgtgctaggtttCAGTCAAGCCCTAGGGAGTCTCATCTCACTGCTGTAAAACGTATCTTTAAATATCTTAAGGGGACAACATCCTTTGGGTTATGGTATCCTTCAGGCGCTgcacctagtcttgtaggattttctgatgctgattatggaggCTGTAAAATAGATAGGAAAAGCACCAGTGGAACCTGTCACTTTTTCGGTAGCTCCTTAGTCTCTTGgcactctaagaaacaagcctgtgtagccttgtcaaccactgaagctgaatatattgctgcgggTAGTTGTTGTGCACAgatcttatggatgaaacagcaattagaagacTACGGTATTCATTTGGATCATATTCCGCTTAAGTGTGATAACACCAGTGCCATAAAACTCACCAAAAATCCCATCATgcattctagaaccaagcatatagaaattaggcaTCATTTTATTAGAGACCATGTCCAAAAAGGTGATTGTGAAATGGAGTTTATAGATTCTAAGCATCAATTAGCGGACATTTTCACCAAAGCTTTGCCCaaggatagattttttgagcttaggaGAGATCTTGGAATAttagaaatagtaaaatagGCATATTTGGAATTAATCTTGCATTTTTCGCTGGTTAACGCATTTAATCTGCTTGCAAATCGATTAAAAACGCTACCTATAGATTTGCgactggattaatcgattaatccaagcattaatcgattacataatcgattaaaacttcctttaatcgattaaatacgctccagacaattttttttaaaaaaaaaaaaaatttgttttcgaAATCTAGCCGTTgccaacggccataaacggccaTATTCTCCAAATCTAACCGTTGGGACACGTTTTTTTAAGCCTATATATACACCCTTTGGTCCCCATTTTCATTACTTGAACAAACTTTAAGCCTATTTCTtctactttctctcttctttcaccCAAACCCTTGCCTTTCCTTTATTTCAATGGCTGAATCTtcaagaaggaggagaagaagaaccaGTGCTGTTTCAGAGAATCCTGTTCCAACAAGAGATGCTACCGTAGAAGGGTGGCTCTCCGATGAAGCAGATCAACTATCTTTCTCACGATTCTGGAAGGAAAGGAAGCTGATCAAGCAAAAATTCATTGATCTATCCTGGTATATATCTTACAACTTTTCCTTCCCAAATCTCATCACTGAACAAGGAGTTCAACACCTTATGGAACTCCGTGGAAGGTATTATCCGGATCTCGTTCGCACTTTCTATTACAATTTAAAGATCCGGGATGGGGTGTTTCAAACAAGAGTAAAAGGTGTAGACATTGTCTTGGACAATGACATTTGGACTAATGTTGCAAAAGTCCCTGTCTTAGAGCATTCTCAAACTATCCCAGATGTCTTTGCACAATTCAACAAGATAGCGGTCTACCAGTCCTTTCTCCGCAATCCTCGTCAGCACAATGCGCGTCTTTTCCTTGCAG contains:
- the LOC128195062 gene encoding uncharacterized protein LOC128195062 → MQIFIESIDCEIWDVIASGSSVPTNNIQEPKPRGQWTIEEKKRFQNDVKARNIIASALTVDEFYRVSVCKTAQEMWDVLRVTHEGTDDVKRARKNSLIQEYEMFRMKQGETISDVQKRFTNIVNHLIGLGKSFDTDELNIKILKSLDRSWQPKVTAISESQNLNTITMAALFGKYYKNQEKSCGVSIVVAQNT